The genomic DNA AATGAACAGGGTGATCAGGTTGTCGACCGATCCTTTCAGCTCATCGACGTAGCGGATCAAGAACAGCGTTTTCAGTACCAGTACGTCGAAGGATTTGAGGCTGGCGTTATCAGCGGCATGGTCGATGGTCGACTTCACGACACCTTCGAGAAAGCTCTCGATCGAAGGGTAGAAGCGGTATAGCGGAATCAACAAGCCGACCGACTGATCAGCAACGGCGACCGCTGCCGATTGGAAGGCATCGAGAAGCGAGCGTTCGCCACGAGCAAGGTGCAGGCCGGTGGCCCCTGCCTTGCGGATGCTTTCGAAAATGCGCTGGACTAGCTGGAACTGGTAGGGAGCGAACGGGTAGACGGCGGCGAAGTTGTCTTCATCGGTGAAGCCCTTGAAGTTGCGGCCTGTGCTTCCGAAGCTGAGCTGGTTGCGAAGGATGTCCGCCTTGTCGCGGTAAATGCCGCGCAGCGTGGCGAGTACGTCATCCGGCTTGGCAAGCAGACGGGCTTGGATCACTTCATCGACGTTGGCGCTGGACAGCGACAGCCGCGTCTTGAAGCGGCCCTGAATCTTCGAGAAATCGTTGGCACTGCCGCCCCGCATGTCCTTGAGCACGTCGTCGATGTTTTCCTGCGAGGTGACCACTACCCAAGCGCGGCCGCCACAGACGGTGCCGAGATTTTCGGTGATGGTCTGCAGGCTGAGCATCAACTCGCTGTTCTTGCCGATGAATTGGCCGATCTCGTCGACCAGGAAGATCAGGCGGGCCTGCTTGCCCTTCTGATCGAGGTATTCCCGAACCCAGCCGGCAAAGTTTTCGACGGTGAGAGAGAAGCCGGTTTCGAAGCGCTGCATCCAGGCTTCTGCATCCGGGACGTCTTTCTTTAACGTGACCGATAAGGCTTTGCCGAGGGCATCGAGGTGGAAGTTGTAGGCGTCGCGGCTGTCTTCCCAGGATTCGCCTGCTTCCAGTCGGAAGGCGTTGCGGAAGTTATCGTAGTCCTTCCTGCCGGCCAGATAACGCTCCATGTGGGCGATGTGGGCGTGGTCGCCGCAGTAGCCCTGCATCTCGTTGAACACCTTCAGGAACACCCGAAGGATGGTGTCTCGGCCATCGGCGGCATCGGCCTTGCTGTCGATGTTGAAAAGCAGAACCTCGGCCCCGCCGCCGACGGCGCGCTTCAAGTCGCCGAACAGCATGGCGTCCTTGATCTTGTCTTCGAAGAAGCTGATGGCCTTGCGTTCGCCGCCCGCTGCGCTGACCGCTGCGCGGTTGCTAAGCAGGTAGGAAAGGATCTTCAAAAAGTGCGATTTGCCTGAGCCGAAGAAGCCGGAAATCCACACGCCCACCTTGCCGGAGGCCTCTTCCGGACGCTGCAGCGCCGACAGATAGGTTTCGAAAAAGCGACGCAGGTGCTGGTCCAGTTCACGTGTGATGACGTATTCGTCCAGTTCCTGCCAGACGGCGGCGGCATCGTTCTGATCTGCCTTGATGACACCGTTGATTGACCGGCGGATAGGGCGGCTGAAAAGGGCTTCGATATTCATGAGAATTTTCTTTATCCGACGAGGCGAAAGGCGCGGTAGTACGGGCTTTCGCCGAGTTCACCGAACAGGCGTAATGACTGGCCGTCGTAACGGCCGGGGTAGAACAGGACCAGGGGCGTCGCACCCATCAGCGGCTGGAGACTGTTCAGCAAGGTATGGGTGCGGATCAGCGGGTAGGCGCTGCCAACACCGGTCAGTAACAGCACATCGCAGCTGCTGGGCGGCTGGCGCTTCATCAACTCGGCAGCGACTTTGTCGGCACTCAGCGGTGCAAGCAGTGCTTTCAGCAGGGCGTCGTCGCCCTTCTTGCGCTGCATGTCGAGCGACTTTTCGTACAGGCCGCGCGCTTCGACCATGCCGATCAGCAGATCCAGCAGATTGATACGCGCGACTCGTAGATCCGGCTTGCGCTTCGGGATCGCGTCAACCAGGAAGTCGACATGGGCTCGAACCTGTTCTTCTGCCTCTGGCGGGTAGTCGAAGGCGTAAAACGGGACTTCGTTGCCGAGGCCGCGCCCGGACAAGAATTCCGCCGATGTGATCCGATCCAAAATAGCGTTCAGTCGGACTTCGAGCGTGGTCACGGACATATCAGCAGGCACTCCAAAATTTGACGCTCGCCTGCGGCTTCGAGCAATTGACGGACAGCAGGTTCGATCGGGCGACGACGCAGCGCGAGGTGTTTGGTATCGAGCACGAAGCCGGCTTCCTGCAGCATGCGCATGCCGTTCTGGCGGAGCTTTATGCGGGTCGACGCGTTGTAAGGCTCGATTTCCGGGTGCGCGCGCAGCTGCTGGTCGATGTAGTCATCCC from Nevskia ramosa DSM 11499 includes the following:
- a CDS encoding DUF1788 domain-containing protein, whose translation is MSVTTLEVRLNAILDRITSAEFLSGRGLGNEVPFYAFDYPPEAEEQVRAHVDFLVDAIPKRKPDLRVARINLLDLLIGMVEARGLYEKSLDMQRKKGDDALLKALLAPLSADKVAAELMKRQPPSSCDVLLLTGVGSAYPLIRTHTLLNSLQPLMGATPLVLFYPGRYDGQSLRLFGELGESPYYRAFRLVG